The Cellulomonas sp. S1-8 genome has a window encoding:
- a CDS encoding bifunctional methylenetetrahydrofolate dehydrogenase/methenyltetrahydrofolate cyclohydrolase: protein MTAQKLDGTATAAAIKAELTTRVAALAARGVVPGLGTLLVGDDPGSRWYVAGKHKDCAEVGIASIREDLPADATQAEIEAAVQRLNDDPACTGFIVQLPLPKGIDAHRVLEMVDPAKDADGLHPTNLGRLVLRVNDPVTSPLPCTPAGIIELLERHDVPLRGADVVIVGRGVTVGRSIGLLLTRREVNATVTLTHTGTVDLAEHTRNADVVIAAAGVPGIITADIVKPGAVVVDVGVSREVDAETGKSRVVGDVHPEVWDIASWVSPNPGGVGPMTRAMLLSNVVDTAERQAG from the coding sequence ATGACCGCACAGAAGCTGGACGGCACCGCCACCGCGGCTGCCATCAAGGCCGAGCTCACCACCCGCGTCGCGGCCCTGGCCGCGCGCGGCGTGGTGCCCGGCCTGGGGACCCTGCTCGTCGGCGACGACCCCGGCTCGCGCTGGTACGTCGCCGGCAAGCACAAGGACTGCGCCGAGGTGGGCATCGCCTCGATCCGCGAGGACCTGCCGGCCGACGCGACGCAGGCCGAGATCGAGGCCGCGGTGCAGCGGCTCAACGACGACCCGGCGTGCACCGGGTTCATCGTGCAGCTGCCGCTGCCGAAGGGGATCGACGCGCACCGCGTGCTCGAGATGGTCGACCCCGCGAAGGACGCCGACGGCCTGCACCCGACCAACCTCGGGCGGCTGGTGCTGCGGGTCAACGACCCCGTCACCTCACCGCTGCCGTGCACGCCCGCCGGGATCATCGAGCTGCTCGAGCGGCACGACGTCCCCCTGCGGGGCGCCGACGTCGTCATCGTCGGACGCGGTGTGACGGTGGGCCGGTCCATCGGCCTGCTGCTCACGCGGCGTGAGGTCAACGCGACGGTCACGCTGACGCACACCGGCACGGTCGACCTGGCCGAGCACACCCGCAACGCCGACGTCGTCATCGCGGCCGCGGGCGTGCCCGGCATCATCACGGCCGACATCGTCAAGCCGGGTGCCGTCGTCGTCGACGTCGGGGTCTCGCGGGAGGTCGACGCGGAGACCGGCAAGAGCCGCGTCGTCGGGGACGTCCACCCCGAGGTCTGGGACATCGCGTCCTGGGTGTCGCCCAACCCGGGCGGCGTGGGTCCGATGACCCGCGCGATGCTGCTGTCCAACGTCGTCGACACCGCGGAGCGCCAGGCCGGCTGA
- a CDS encoding exodeoxyribonuclease III: MLRVATVNVNGIRAAYRRGMGEWLDVRKPDVLLLQEVRGSDEILADHLLAGSWHLAHEAGHAKGRAGVAIASQLPMSAVRIGLGTDVTGDAGRWVEADLEVPTDGDGPARTLTVVSAYLHSATLGTPSMDAKYAFLTHVTDRLAALVAGGGLVVVAGDLNIAHREVDIKNWKGNVAKAGFLPAERAYLDRWFDDLGWQDVGRALGGPGPGPYTWWSWRGQAFDNDAGWRIDYQLATPGLASLARAVTVDRAATYAARFSDHAPLVVEYDL; encoded by the coding sequence GTGCTGAGAGTCGCGACCGTCAACGTCAATGGGATCCGTGCCGCCTACCGGCGCGGCATGGGGGAGTGGCTGGACGTCCGCAAGCCGGATGTGCTGCTCCTGCAGGAGGTCCGCGGGTCGGACGAGATCCTCGCCGACCACCTGCTGGCAGGCAGCTGGCACCTCGCGCACGAGGCGGGGCACGCCAAGGGCCGCGCCGGGGTCGCGATCGCGTCGCAGCTGCCGATGAGCGCCGTGCGGATCGGGCTGGGGACCGACGTCACGGGCGACGCGGGACGCTGGGTCGAGGCGGACCTCGAGGTGCCCACCGACGGGGACGGGCCGGCGCGCACGCTCACGGTCGTGTCGGCCTACCTGCACTCGGCCACGCTCGGCACGCCGTCGATGGACGCGAAGTACGCGTTCCTGACCCACGTGACCGACCGGCTCGCCGCGCTCGTCGCGGGCGGCGGGCTCGTCGTCGTCGCGGGGGACCTCAACATCGCCCACCGCGAGGTGGACATCAAGAACTGGAAGGGCAACGTCGCGAAGGCCGGCTTCCTCCCCGCGGAGCGCGCGTACCTGGACCGGTGGTTCGACGACCTCGGCTGGCAGGACGTGGGACGGGCGCTCGGTGGTCCGGGGCCGGGGCCCTACACGTGGTGGTCGTGGCGCGGGCAGGCGTTCGACAACGACGCCGGGTGGCGCATCGACTACCAGCTCGCCACCCCGGGCCTCGCGTCGCTCGCCCGCGCCGTCACCGTCGACCGCGCCGCCACCTACGCCGCCCGCTTCAGCGACCACGCCCCGCTCGTCGTCGAGTACGACCTCTGA
- a CDS encoding DeoR/GlpR family DNA-binding transcription regulator, with amino-acid sequence MLATQRQDRILTEIRTHGAVRVADLVAALGVSDMTVRRDIAELARDGLVRRVHGGAVAPDTPARSTDEPGFEAKRTRSSAEKAAIARAALADVEPGQALALSAGTTTWLLATLLAADLTRRPLTVVTNGLRVADALHGTPDVDVVLTGGVRTPSDALVGPVADATLLDLRVDRTFLGVHGLDADGPTTPNLAEAATDRALVRCAAATTVLADHTKWGTVGLARICGFDEIDTLVVDTGLGAEARAYLADAVDRLVLATPTPRDAR; translated from the coding sequence ATGCTCGCGACGCAGCGGCAGGACCGCATCCTCACCGAGATCCGCACGCACGGCGCCGTGCGCGTCGCCGACCTCGTCGCGGCGCTCGGCGTCTCCGACATGACCGTGCGCCGCGACATCGCCGAGCTCGCGCGCGACGGCCTGGTGCGGCGGGTGCACGGCGGCGCCGTCGCGCCGGACACCCCCGCCCGCTCGACCGACGAGCCCGGCTTCGAGGCCAAGCGCACCCGGTCGTCGGCCGAGAAGGCCGCGATCGCACGTGCCGCGCTCGCCGACGTCGAGCCCGGGCAGGCCCTCGCGCTGTCCGCCGGCACGACGACGTGGCTGCTCGCCACGCTCCTCGCGGCGGACCTCACGCGCCGCCCGCTGACGGTCGTCACCAACGGCCTGCGGGTCGCCGACGCCCTGCACGGCACCCCGGACGTCGACGTCGTGCTCACCGGCGGCGTGCGCACGCCGTCGGACGCCCTCGTGGGCCCGGTCGCCGACGCGACCCTCCTCGACCTGCGCGTCGACCGCACGTTCCTCGGGGTGCACGGGCTCGACGCCGACGGGCCGACCACGCCGAACCTCGCCGAGGCCGCCACCGACCGCGCGCTCGTCCGGTGCGCGGCCGCGACGACCGTGCTCGCCGACCACACCAAGTGGGGCACCGTGGGCCTCGCGCGCATCTGCGGCTTCGACGAGATCGACACCCTCGTCGTCGACACGGGCCTGGGGGCCGAGGCGCGCGCGTACCTCGCCGACGCCGTCGACCGCCTCGTCCTGGCCACCCCCACACCCCGGGACGCACGATGA
- a CDS encoding ABC transporter ATP-binding protein, which produces MTVLDLLGAPQGGAPQDAAEVPPVVELRAAERAFPGEPPVHALYPADLRVDAGEYVSVVGPSGSGKSTLLNLLGLLDRPSDGEYLLDGIPTARAGERERAALRARHIGFVFQAFHLLPHRTVLENVLLATIYSGVPRAERHDRAVEALDRVGLSHRLDFRPTVLSGGERQRTAVARAVVSRPRVLLADEPTGNLDSESSAAVLELFDELHADGLTLLVITHEVDVSSRAQRRVRITDGHMREIA; this is translated from the coding sequence GTGACGGTCCTCGACCTGCTCGGTGCGCCGCAGGGGGGCGCGCCGCAGGACGCCGCCGAGGTGCCGCCGGTCGTCGAGCTGCGTGCGGCCGAGCGGGCGTTCCCGGGCGAGCCGCCCGTGCACGCGCTCTACCCGGCCGACCTGCGGGTGGACGCCGGGGAGTACGTCTCCGTCGTCGGTCCCTCGGGGTCCGGCAAGTCCACCCTGCTCAACCTGCTCGGCCTGCTGGACCGGCCCTCGGATGGTGAGTACCTGCTCGACGGGATCCCCACCGCACGCGCCGGGGAGCGCGAGCGTGCCGCGCTGCGGGCCCGGCACATCGGCTTCGTCTTCCAGGCGTTCCACCTGCTGCCGCACCGCACGGTGCTCGAGAACGTGCTGCTCGCGACGATCTACAGCGGGGTCCCCCGCGCCGAGCGCCACGATCGCGCGGTCGAGGCGCTCGACCGCGTCGGGCTCTCGCACCGCCTCGACTTCCGCCCGACCGTGCTGTCGGGCGGCGAGCGGCAACGCACCGCCGTTGCGCGCGCGGTCGTGTCACGCCCGCGCGTCCTGCTGGCCGACGAGCCGACGGGCAACCTCGACTCGGAGAGCTCCGCCGCGGTGCTGGAGCTGTTCGACGAGCTGCACGCGGACGGGCTGACCCTGCTGGTCATCACCCACGAGGTCGACGTCTCGTCCCGCGCGCAGCGGCGCGTGCGGATCACCGACGGTCACATGCGGGAGATCGCATGA
- the glyA gene encoding serine hydroxymethyltransferase, whose translation MSDNVLDQNISELDPEIAAVLDGELARQQDTLEMIASENFVPRAVLQAQGSVLTNKYAEGYPGRRYYGGCEQVDIAETIAIDRAKALFGAEHANVQPHSGATANAAVLHALINAGDKILGLDLAHGGHLTHGMRINFSGKLYDVAAYGVDPQTFRVDYDAVRKAALEHRPDVIIGGWSAYPRHLDFAAFRAIADEVGAKLWVDMAHFAGLVAAGLHPSPVPDADVVSSTVHKTIGGPRSGFILSKGEYAKKIDSAVFPGQQGGPLMHVIAAKAVAFKIAATEDFKARQQRTIDGARIIADRLTAPDVAAAGVSVLTGGTDVHLVLVDLRHSTLDGQQAEDLLHSAGVTVNRNAVPFDPRPPRVTSGLRIGTPALATRGFGDAEFTEVADIIATALVEGTSADVDALGARVRKLTEAFPLYPGLQQY comes from the coding sequence ATGAGCGACAACGTGCTCGACCAGAACATCTCCGAGCTGGACCCCGAGATCGCCGCCGTCCTGGACGGTGAGCTCGCCCGCCAGCAGGACACCCTCGAGATGATCGCGTCGGAGAACTTCGTGCCGCGCGCCGTCCTGCAGGCGCAGGGCTCGGTGCTCACCAACAAGTACGCCGAGGGCTACCCCGGCCGCCGCTACTACGGCGGCTGCGAGCAGGTCGACATCGCCGAGACCATCGCGATCGACCGCGCCAAGGCCCTGTTCGGCGCCGAGCACGCCAACGTCCAGCCGCACTCCGGTGCCACGGCCAACGCCGCGGTGCTGCACGCGCTGATCAACGCGGGCGACAAGATCCTCGGCCTCGACCTCGCGCACGGCGGCCACCTCACGCACGGCATGCGCATCAACTTCTCCGGCAAGCTCTACGACGTCGCCGCGTACGGCGTGGACCCGCAGACGTTCCGCGTCGACTACGACGCCGTCCGCAAGGCCGCCCTCGAGCACCGCCCCGACGTCATCATCGGCGGCTGGTCCGCCTACCCGCGGCACCTGGACTTCGCGGCGTTCCGCGCGATCGCCGACGAGGTCGGCGCGAAGCTGTGGGTCGACATGGCGCACTTCGCGGGCCTGGTCGCCGCGGGCCTGCACCCGTCGCCCGTGCCGGACGCCGACGTCGTGTCGTCCACCGTGCACAAGACCATCGGCGGCCCCCGGTCGGGCTTCATCCTGAGCAAGGGCGAGTACGCCAAGAAGATCGACTCCGCGGTGTTCCCGGGCCAGCAGGGCGGCCCGCTCATGCACGTCATCGCCGCCAAGGCCGTCGCGTTCAAGATCGCCGCGACCGAGGACTTCAAGGCCCGCCAGCAGCGGACGATCGACGGGGCCCGCATCATCGCCGACCGCCTCACCGCTCCCGACGTGGCCGCGGCGGGCGTCTCGGTGCTGACCGGCGGCACCGACGTGCACCTCGTGCTCGTCGACCTGCGCCACTCGACGCTCGACGGCCAGCAGGCCGAGGACCTCCTGCACTCCGCGGGCGTCACCGTGAACCGCAACGCCGTGCCGTTCGACCCGCGCCCCCCGCGCGTCACGTCCGGCCTGCGCATCGGCACGCCCGCGCTGGCCACCCGGGGCTTCGGCGACGCCGAGTTCACCGAGGTCGCGGACATCATCGCGACCGCGCTGGTCGAGGGCACGTCGGCCGACGTCGACGCGCTGGGCGCCCGGGTGCGCAAGCTCACCGAGGCGTTCCCCCTGTACCCCGGTCTGCAGCAGTACTGA
- a CDS encoding ABC transporter permease, protein MTGVAQHVPRTDRFGAGDLLAEAAAGIGARPGRLVLTILGTVLGIASVVVTVGLAQTAAGQINKQFDAVAATQGSAAPATSSGFSGEERALGTLPWDAAERAARLNGVEAAALVSEVDLGGLDVAAVPVHDPSAPRVASPAVFATSPDALAALDGRIVQGRYFDAGHDERSDRVVVLGADAARRLGVVRVDRQPSIFIGDRAYQVIGIFDDVVRRTDLLSAVVMPNGTARTDLGLTTADELHLHLAVAAGPVVGTQLPVALSPNTPEAIEVRVPAATSSVQQSVQADINTIFLALGGVALLIGGVGIANVTLLSVLERVGEIGLRRALGATRRQIAAQFMVESVVVGMLGGLVGAALGVAVVTTVSAASDWTPILDLRMVGVAAMSGGLIGLLAGLYPSLKAASIEPISALRGGV, encoded by the coding sequence ATGACCGGCGTCGCGCAGCACGTGCCCCGCACGGACCGCTTCGGGGCGGGCGACCTGCTCGCCGAGGCGGCCGCGGGGATCGGTGCCCGACCCGGCCGGCTCGTGCTCACGATCCTCGGCACCGTGCTCGGCATCGCCTCCGTGGTCGTCACCGTCGGGCTCGCCCAGACCGCCGCGGGGCAGATCAACAAGCAGTTCGACGCGGTGGCGGCGACGCAGGGTTCCGCGGCGCCGGCGACGAGCAGCGGGTTCAGCGGTGAGGAGCGCGCCCTGGGCACGCTGCCCTGGGACGCCGCGGAACGCGCCGCGCGCCTGAACGGCGTCGAGGCGGCCGCGCTGGTCTCCGAGGTCGACCTCGGTGGGCTCGACGTCGCCGCGGTCCCGGTGCACGACCCGTCTGCGCCGCGCGTCGCCAGCCCGGCGGTGTTCGCGACGAGCCCGGACGCGCTGGCCGCGCTCGACGGTCGCATCGTGCAGGGCCGGTACTTCGACGCGGGCCACGACGAACGGAGCGATCGCGTCGTCGTGCTGGGCGCCGACGCCGCACGACGGCTCGGCGTCGTCCGGGTCGATCGGCAGCCGTCGATCTTCATCGGCGACCGCGCGTACCAGGTCATCGGCATCTTCGACGACGTGGTGCGACGCACCGACCTGCTCTCCGCGGTCGTCATGCCCAACGGCACGGCGCGGACCGACCTGGGCCTGACGACGGCCGACGAGCTGCACCTGCACCTGGCCGTGGCGGCGGGGCCGGTCGTCGGCACGCAGCTGCCCGTGGCGCTGAGCCCGAACACGCCGGAGGCGATCGAGGTGCGGGTGCCGGCGGCGACGTCGTCCGTGCAGCAGAGCGTGCAGGCCGACATCAACACCATCTTCCTGGCGCTCGGCGGCGTCGCGCTGCTCATCGGCGGCGTCGGCATCGCGAACGTCACGCTGCTCTCGGTCCTCGAGCGCGTCGGGGAGATCGGCCTGCGTCGGGCGCTCGGCGCGACCCGGCGGCAGATCGCGGCCCAGTTCATGGTCGAGTCGGTCGTCGTCGGCATGCTGGGTGGGTTGGTCGGCGCCGCGCTGGGCGTGGCGGTCGTGACGACGGTCTCCGCCGCCTCCGACTGGACACCGATCCTCGACCTGCGCATGGTGGGCGTCGCGGCGATGTCCGGCGGCCTGATCGGCCTGCTCGCCGGGCTCTACCCCTCGCTCAAGGCCGCGTCGATCGAACCCATCTCGGCCCTCCGCGGCGGCGTCTGA
- a CDS encoding VOC family protein has translation MVRTHLWFAKDGHEAAQFYVSVVPNSRITNVVNASAGIPDVPEGTPFIVEIELDGHPVTILTAGPTFTLDEAFSFYLSVETQEEVDHYWETLIADGGEPSQCGWLKDRYGVSWQVVPRVLDEIMSRPDAAGVARATQAMLQMRKLEIAPLEAAYAGT, from the coding sequence ATGGTCCGCACGCACCTGTGGTTCGCCAAGGACGGTCACGAGGCCGCGCAGTTCTACGTGTCCGTCGTCCCGAACTCCCGCATCACGAACGTCGTGAACGCGAGTGCGGGGATCCCCGACGTCCCCGAAGGGACGCCGTTCATCGTCGAGATCGAGCTCGACGGGCACCCGGTGACGATCCTCACGGCCGGTCCCACCTTCACGCTGGACGAAGCGTTCTCGTTCTACCTGAGCGTGGAGACCCAGGAGGAGGTCGACCACTACTGGGAGACGCTGATCGCCGACGGCGGGGAGCCCAGCCAGTGCGGCTGGCTCAAGGACCGGTACGGCGTGTCGTGGCAGGTCGTGCCGAGGGTGCTCGACGAGATCATGTCCCGCCCCGACGCCGCGGGTGTCGCCCGCGCGACGCAGGCGATGCTGCAGATGCGCAAGCTCGAGATCGCCCCGCTCGAGGCCGCGTACGCCGGTACGTGA